In Labrys monachus, the genomic stretch TCCGGCCTTGTTCATGTCTTCGAGGCTCGCGACCGGCGCATCGTTGCGGACGACCGCCGTGGCATGATCGGTGAAGTAGGACTCGGTGAAGACGACGGCCAGAGCGCGGGTCGGTGTCGGCGTCGTGGAGACGCCGATGTCGTATCGCGATGCGACCAGGCCGGCGATCATGTTGTCCCAGGTGGTGTCGACATAGCGCGGCTCGATGTGCATCGTCGCCGCCCACGCGTTGAGAATGTCGACCGCGATGCCGCTCCACTTGCCGGTCTTGGGATCCTTGAACGTATGGGGCGAACCGGTCGCGATGCCGAGCGTGACGAAGCCCTGATGCTGCCACTTGTCGATCATGCAGTTTCCGGGCGCTGATTGGGCGTGCGCGGGCCGGGCGAGGCCAGGTGCAAACGCCATGGCGCCGGCCAGCACGACAGCGCCTGCCAACCTTCGGGTGGCCGCGGTCAATCGGTATTTCATGTCTGACTTCCCCTCGTTTGTTGGCGCCTCGTCCGGACGCTTCCGTCTCGTCGTCACATGCCGATGCCGGCCTTCGCTCCGAAGAAAAGCGAACGTCGCCTGCGAACGGAGGCTGGCAAGCCTCCCAAATCCGGAAGCCGGCCGCCTCGCGACCATTCCGAGACAGCGAACAGATTGTAGATAATCTCCAATCTGTCAAGCCGCTATTTGCGGTGTGGCCCGCGTGCGCGCTGGCCTGGCCCGGTGGCGAGCGGCGGGGATCGATTGTAGATAGTCTTCAACCAATCGTCGGGGATCGTTGAAAGTCGGGTCTGAACCACGTAGAGCTTGGCGACCCTGACGGCGGGTAGGTTTCGGACTGGTCGGCGAAGCGCACCAGCCATTGGTCGTGTCTTGATGGAGGATAGAGGTGCCGAAAGTGGGGGGAGCCCTGGCAAAGCTGACGCCGATTCCGGCCATGGAAAGTGCCGATCGCGCAGCCGATCAGATACGAGAGGCGATCGTCACGGGTTCCCTGAAGCCGGGAGAACGATTGGTCGAAAAGCAGCTGACGGACCAGCTCGGCATATCGAGACATCCCGTCCGGGAAGCTCTGCGCATCCTGAGCCGCGAAGGATTCGTGGAGATGCGCCTCAACCGAGGAGCCGTCGTCACCAGCCTCAGGGCAGAAAGTATTCTCGAGGTCTACGAGATCCGTTCGGCCCTCGGCGAGATTGCGCTCCGTCATCTATTGGGACCGGGCGGAGGCATCAGTTCCAAAGATCTAAAGCATCTGAAGAAATTGGCCAACAACGCGATCCTGTATTCCCAGCGGGACAGCCAGGAGGACAGCGTGCGGAATGACCTCGAATTCCAATACGCCATCATCGAGGCGGCGAATCTCCCCCGCACGGCGCGGTATTTCTTGGAACTCACCGCCGAGGTCCAGAGATTCAACAATGTGCTGAAAATCGTCTATTCGGATCGGGAAGGCGATGCCAGGAACTACGTCATGGCATTGTTCATGGCGATCAGCGAGGGGGCCCTGGAGCGGGCACAGAAGATCTGGACCGCGAAATTCGCCACCGCGGTCGAAAGATACCTCGCTCTCCTGCCCCAGCTGGAATCCTAATATGCGGCGCCAACGATCGACCTCTCGTCGATCCCGAGCTGTGCTTCCAGCCAGGCCCACCCTTTCGGCGTGACCTGAACGGCGCGCGACGATTTCGAACGCCGCAGCCAATCCCTGGCGCAGAACAGGGTCATGAACTCGGCCCCGAGAGGGCCGGCAAGATGATGTTCGCGCTCTGTCCAGTCGAGGCATTGCCGGGCGAAACCGCGCCGGCCGCGCTTCAGCTTTGCCACATCCAATCCCACGGCTCCGAACCATTCGACGCCGTCCGACGGGACCTCGAAGCGCTTGCCCGCAGCAGCGATGAGGAAGCCCCGTTCCTGCAAGGCGCTCGTCAGGGCGACACCGACGCGGCCGGCCAGATGGTCGTAGCAGCAGCGCGCGAACCGAAGGCTCTGCGCCTCGCGACCGAGTGGCTTTCGGCGCACCGTTCCCGCCGGCCCCATCGAGGCGAGGCATTCCAGCGCGAGAGCGACGTGAGAGCCGCCCAGACGATAATAACGGTGTCGTCCTTGCGCCTCGACGGCGAGAAGTCCGCCGGCGAGGAGCTTGGCCAAATGCGAGCTGGCCGTCTGTGCGGTCACGCCGGCCGCGAAGGCCAGTTCGCCGGCGGGCCGAGCTCGCCCATCGAGCAGGCTCGTGAGGATGGCGGCGCGGGTCGGATCGGCGATCAGGAAAGCGGCGGAAGCGATATTCGGTTGCTCACTCATGGTTCGGTTTCCGGCTGGACGCGGCGATGGTAGCAGCGGATCTGCTCGAATGCTTCGATACGCGTCGAAGCATTCCGCTGCGGGCTGACGGTAAGGTGACGGCTGTCCGATGCACGCGAGGATCGACCATGGCCGAAAACACCGACGCCGAAATCCGCCACGTCTATGAACGGTGGCACGAGACGATCCTGGGCCGCGATCTCGAGGGCCTGATGGCGCTCTATGCCGACGACGCCGTTCTGGAGAGCCCCTTGATCCTGGCGACCCTGAAGGACAGGAGCGAGGGGATCTTGAGGGGCAAGGCCGAAATCGAGCCCTTTTTCGAGGCGGGATTTCGCACGCTGCCGGGCGGCCTCGGCCGGTGGTATCGAACGGGAACGTTCTTCTCCAACGGTCGGCAACTGATCTGGGAGTATCCCCGCCAGACGCCTGAGGACGATCAGGTCGACCTCGTCGAAGCCATGGACATCGCCAACGGACTCATCGCCCATCATCGCGTCTATTGGGGATGGGTCGGCTTCAGGGCGCTCGCGGACGCCCCGAACAAACCGGCGTCATGAATGAATTGGATGTGTGCACGGGAAAAAGGCGAGCGGCAAGGCGTGCCGGATATAGCAGACATGCCGTCTATTCGTGGGCCTTGGCGGCGGAGGGCGGGCTCTCTCGGGCCCGTCCGTCCTCGAGTTCGAGCATCGTATCGAAATATTTCATCCAGCGCGTGTCGTGGGTCACGACGCAGAGCGCCACGTTGCGGCTGTCCGCCAGCGCCCTGAAGACCTTCATCACCATCTCCGCCCGCGTGCCGTCCAGCGCGGCGGTGGGTTCGTCGGCGAGGATGACGGTAGGATCGTTGGCGAGAGCCCTGGCGATCGAAACGCGCTGCTGCTCGCCGCCGGACAGCTGCGAGGGATAGTTGGTGCCGCGATGCCCCATGCCCAGCGCACCGAGCAGCTCGGCGGCGCGTTTCTGCGCCTGCCTGCGGCCGACATCGTTGATCTGCATGGCGATCGCCACGTTCTCGGCGGCCGTCAGATAGGGAATCAGGTTCGCCTTCTGAAACACGAAGCCGAGATGGGTGCGCCTGAAAGCCCGCAAATCGTTGAGCTTCGCACCGGGACGCGAAATCACCTTGCCGTCGAACAGAACCTCCCCCGCGGTCGGCGTCTCCAGCAGGCCGGCGATCATCAGGAGCGTCGTCTTCCCCGAGCCGCTGGGCCCGACGATGCCGGTGACGGCACCGGGCTTCAGGATCAGCGACCCCGAAGCCAGCGCAGTGACCGGCGTTCCGCCGCTGTCATAGATCTTGCTGACATTGCGGACCTCCAAGGTGGCCAGGCGGCGCGGCGACATCAGGCCAGTACCTCCTGGGCGCGGACGGCAAGGGCGCGGCGGATGGCGAACCAGCTGGCGGCGAGACTGAGGGCCATGAGCACCAGGGACAGCACGCCGAGGTCGGATGCCGTGATCAGCACGGTTCTGGGGAATCTCGGATAGATCGTGAACGAGATCGCGATGGCCAGGATGAGGCCGCAAAAGCCGATCAGCGCGGCTTGCTGCGCGATCATGCCGACGATCACCCGGTCACGCGCCCCGATCAGCTTCAACAGCGATATCTGCGCGACCTTCTCGATCGTCATCGTATAGATGGTCATCGCGATGACGGCGCAGCAGATGAGCAGGATCATCGTGGTGAAGGCGAGG encodes the following:
- a CDS encoding GntR family transcriptional regulator, whose protein sequence is MPKVGGALAKLTPIPAMESADRAADQIREAIVTGSLKPGERLVEKQLTDQLGISRHPVREALRILSREGFVEMRLNRGAVVTSLRAESILEVYEIRSALGEIALRHLLGPGGGISSKDLKHLKKLANNAILYSQRDSQEDSVRNDLEFQYAIIEAANLPRTARYFLELTAEVQRFNNVLKIVYSDREGDARNYVMALFMAISEGALERAQKIWTAKFATAVERYLALLPQLES
- a CDS encoding ArsR/SmtB family transcription factor, translated to MSEQPNIASAAFLIADPTRAAILTSLLDGRARPAGELAFAAGVTAQTASSHLAKLLAGGLLAVEAQGRHRYYRLGGSHVALALECLASMGPAGTVRRKPLGREAQSLRFARCCYDHLAGRVGVALTSALQERGFLIAAAGKRFEVPSDGVEWFGAVGLDVAKLKRGRRGFARQCLDWTEREHHLAGPLGAEFMTLFCARDWLRRSKSSRAVQVTPKGWAWLEAQLGIDERSIVGAAY
- a CDS encoding nuclear transport factor 2 family protein, with protein sequence MAENTDAEIRHVYERWHETILGRDLEGLMALYADDAVLESPLILATLKDRSEGILRGKAEIEPFFEAGFRTLPGGLGRWYRTGTFFSNGRQLIWEYPRQTPEDDQVDLVEAMDIANGLIAHHRVYWGWVGFRALADAPNKPAS
- a CDS encoding ABC transporter ATP-binding protein, which produces MSPRRLATLEVRNVSKIYDSGGTPVTALASGSLILKPGAVTGIVGPSGSGKTTLLMIAGLLETPTAGEVLFDGKVISRPGAKLNDLRAFRRTHLGFVFQKANLIPYLTAAENVAIAMQINDVGRRQAQKRAAELLGALGMGHRGTNYPSQLSGGEQQRVSIARALANDPTVILADEPTAALDGTRAEMVMKVFRALADSRNVALCVVTHDTRWMKYFDTMLELEDGRARESPPSAAKAHE